Proteins from one Streptosporangium becharense genomic window:
- a CDS encoding GbsR/MarR family transcriptional regulator, whose translation MPGGRLTQQDRQRIAAGLADGLSYAEIARRLDRPTSTISREIARNGGPGGYRPQQAHRATARRARRGTPAPPRAAGPPGGAMEEEIIEMAIRTGLPRMTARVHLDLLLSEDGRRTAAELTRRLKVSPASVSVAVNYLVQHGYVRRERDPQRRRDIYVVDDDAWYHSIVISSRRTLESARAAMAAAETSGLDRPVGRRLARGGAFLERVSLDMMESADRWRTLLA comes from the coding sequence ATGCCAGGAGGACGACTGACCCAGCAGGACCGTCAGCGCATCGCGGCCGGGCTCGCCGACGGGCTCTCCTACGCCGAGATCGCCAGGCGGCTCGACCGGCCGACCTCGACGATCAGCCGGGAGATCGCACGCAACGGCGGCCCCGGCGGCTACCGGCCCCAGCAGGCGCACCGGGCGACGGCCCGGCGGGCACGGCGGGGCACACCGGCACCCCCGCGCGCGGCCGGACCGCCGGGCGGCGCGATGGAAGAGGAGATCATCGAGATGGCGATCAGGACGGGGCTGCCGAGGATGACGGCGCGCGTGCACCTCGACCTGCTGCTGTCCGAGGACGGCAGGCGCACCGCGGCCGAGCTGACCCGCAGGCTGAAAGTCAGCCCGGCCTCCGTCTCCGTGGCCGTGAACTACCTGGTCCAGCACGGGTATGTCCGGCGCGAGCGTGATCCGCAGCGGCGTCGCGACATCTACGTGGTCGACGACGACGCCTGGTACCACTCGATCGTGATCAGCTCGCGGCGGACGCTCGAGTCGGCGCGGGCCGCGATGGCGGCGGCGGAGACGTCCGGGCTCGACAGGCCCGTGGGGCGGCGGCTGGCCAGGGGAGGGGCGTTCCTGGAGCGGGTCAGCCTGGACATGATGGAATCGGCCGACCGCTGGCGCACCCTTCTGGCGTGA
- a CDS encoding cytochrome P450 gives MGETPHTVTTLPTARQPGCPFDPPAELTDARRHGPISRLPFPDGHQGWLITGYDLARAVLADSRFSSRKELMRHHPLIDYGDIEVPPAPPGEFLLMDEPQHGRYRKPLVGKFTVRRMRLLTERVEQITADHLDAMEKAGPPADLVTAFAKPIPAIVICELLGVPYEDRGSFQENIDKFMNGETSDEDLMAAYTATQHYLAELVAAKRANPTDDVLSDLTDSDLTDEELRGVALILLAAGLDTTANMLALGTFALLRNPAQLTALRADPALADRAVEELLRYLSVAKQFHRVTLEDVELGGQTIEAGTTVILSLNTANRDPERFPDPHTLDLRRQSGGHLAFGHGIHQCLGQQLARVEMRVAFLALIDRFPTLRLGVPAEEVGLRPETADIFGVKSLPVTWDS, from the coding sequence ATGGGTGAGACCCCCCACACCGTCACAACCCTGCCGACGGCGCGTCAGCCCGGCTGCCCCTTCGACCCGCCGGCAGAGCTGACCGACGCCCGCCGGCACGGCCCGATCAGCCGCCTCCCCTTCCCCGACGGACACCAGGGCTGGCTGATCACCGGATACGACCTGGCCAGGGCGGTCCTGGCCGACTCGCGGTTCAGCTCACGCAAGGAGCTCATGCGCCACCACCCGCTGATCGACTACGGCGACATCGAAGTCCCCCCGGCGCCGCCCGGCGAGTTCCTCCTCATGGACGAGCCCCAGCACGGCCGCTACCGCAAACCGCTGGTGGGCAAGTTCACCGTACGGCGGATGCGCCTGCTCACCGAGCGCGTCGAACAGATCACCGCCGACCACCTGGACGCCATGGAGAAGGCCGGGCCGCCGGCGGACCTGGTGACCGCGTTCGCCAAGCCCATCCCCGCCATCGTGATCTGTGAGCTGCTGGGGGTGCCGTATGAGGACCGGGGCTCCTTCCAGGAGAACATCGACAAGTTCATGAACGGGGAGACGAGCGACGAGGACCTGATGGCGGCCTACACCGCGACCCAGCACTACCTCGCGGAACTGGTGGCCGCCAAGCGCGCCAACCCCACCGACGACGTGCTCAGCGACCTCACCGACAGCGATCTGACCGACGAGGAGCTGCGGGGTGTCGCCCTGATCCTGCTGGCGGCCGGGCTCGACACCACCGCGAACATGCTGGCGCTGGGCACCTTCGCGTTGCTGCGCAACCCGGCGCAGCTGACCGCGCTGCGCGCCGATCCCGCACTCGCCGACCGGGCCGTGGAGGAGCTGCTGCGCTATCTGAGCGTCGCCAAGCAGTTCCACAGGGTCACACTGGAGGACGTCGAGCTGGGCGGCCAGACCATCGAGGCCGGTACGACGGTCATCCTGTCCCTCAACACCGCCAACCGCGACCCCGAGCGCTTCCCCGACCCCCACACGCTCGACCTGCGCAGGCAGAGCGGCGGGCACCTGGCCTTCGGCCACGGCATCCACCAGTGCCTGGGTCAGCAACTGGCCCGCGTCGAGATGCGGGTCGCGTTCCTCGCGCTGATCGACCGCTTCCCCACCCTGCGCCTGGGCGTACCGGCCGAGGAGGTCGGCCTGCGTCCCGAGACCGCCGACATCTTCGGAGTGAAGAGCCTGCCCGTCACCTGGGACTCCTGA
- a CDS encoding hemerythrin domain-containing protein — protein sequence MQVASHPDVPQIMLPGQAAAVPGPLDMTNMYLAHYGFRRDLGCLLTAVGRVRREDRARVSALRAHLDWVLYALHHHHTSEDEFVWLRLRERVPEAIDLIDALEAEHEAANRWIQESTDAFRSFDLGPSEPGRERLMTALRSLADVLGAHLAHEEIDGLPLMMAYITPEEDARMHQVILRRYGPRGVLKLLGWITFALPADVEEHLRRTSPARLRLLSGLVKRRCRRRMAYLWG from the coding sequence ATGCAGGTCGCCTCACACCCGGACGTACCGCAGATCATGTTGCCCGGACAGGCAGCCGCGGTGCCCGGCCCGCTCGACATGACGAACATGTACCTGGCGCACTACGGCTTCCGCCGCGACCTGGGATGCCTGCTCACCGCCGTCGGCCGGGTGCGCCGCGAGGACCGCGCGCGGGTCTCGGCGCTGCGCGCGCACTTGGACTGGGTTCTGTACGCGCTGCACCACCACCACACCTCCGAGGACGAGTTCGTCTGGCTCCGGCTGCGTGAGCGTGTGCCGGAGGCGATCGACCTGATCGACGCGCTGGAGGCCGAGCACGAGGCGGCCAACCGGTGGATCCAGGAGAGCACGGACGCCTTCCGCTCGTTCGACCTCGGTCCGTCGGAGCCGGGGCGGGAGCGGCTGATGACCGCTCTACGGTCGCTGGCCGACGTTCTGGGCGCGCACCTGGCGCACGAGGAGATCGACGGGCTCCCGCTCATGATGGCCTATATCACGCCGGAGGAGGACGCCCGGATGCACCAGGTGATCCTCAGGCGGTACGGGCCGCGCGGCGTGCTCAAGCTGCTCGGCTGGATCACCTTCGCCTTGCCGGCCGATGTCGAGGAACACCTGCGCCGGACCTCGCCCGCCCGGCTGCGCCTGCTGAGTGGCCTGGTCAAGCGGCGGTGCCGGCGGCGCATGGCCTATCTGTGGGGCTGA
- a CDS encoding SDR family oxidoreductase, translating to MGDVLIVGGTSGIGLELARHFVRRGRAVVLTGRRADGAAEAAAGLDGPIPARGIGLDLAEPGTLAAALADVGEVDRLALVAVERDQNTVADYDHERANRLTTLKLVGYTEVVRVLAPRLSADASVLLFGGAARERPYPGSTTVSIVNAGIVGMVATLAAELAPTRVNAIHPGAVADTPFWANGGALLDAIAQRTLTGRVPAMADVVDAAAFLLDNPAVNAVNLTVDGGWRA from the coding sequence ATGGGTGACGTACTGATCGTCGGGGGTACCAGCGGGATCGGGCTGGAGCTGGCGCGGCACTTCGTACGGCGGGGCCGCGCGGTCGTGCTGACCGGCCGCCGGGCCGACGGGGCTGCCGAGGCCGCCGCCGGGCTCGACGGGCCGATCCCCGCACGCGGGATCGGACTGGACCTGGCCGAGCCGGGCACGCTGGCCGCCGCGCTCGCCGACGTGGGCGAAGTGGACCGGCTGGCCCTGGTCGCCGTGGAACGCGACCAGAACACCGTCGCCGACTACGACCACGAGCGGGCGAACCGTCTCACGACGTTGAAGCTGGTCGGCTACACCGAGGTGGTGCGCGTGCTGGCGCCGCGCCTGTCCGCGGACGCCTCGGTCCTGCTGTTCGGCGGGGCCGCGCGGGAACGGCCGTACCCCGGCTCCACGACCGTGTCCATCGTCAACGCCGGGATCGTCGGCATGGTGGCCACGCTGGCGGCGGAACTGGCGCCGACGCGGGTCAACGCGATCCACCCGGGCGCGGTGGCCGACACCCCGTTCTGGGCGAACGGGGGCGCGCTGCTCGACGCGATCGCGCAGCGTACGCTCACCGGCCGCGTCCCGGCGATGGCCGACGTGGTCGACGCGGCGGCGTTCCTGCTGGACAACCCCGCCGTGAACGCGGTCAACCTGACCGTCGACGGCGGTTGGCGGGCCTGA
- a CDS encoding ATP-binding cassette domain-containing protein — protein MIVKAAAPQLMLPCLAAVIEPLRDDLITAVVTATVTRATTTDTPPDTAAVTRLTGQVETVRDLLSALLRSTRQFGVSLIAALAGLLLLSPVAAAIVAVPVVVALLVFVRLLRALVTRQRALVLTAETLTARVTPILAGTRDVAACGAHHQAHATVREAVAAQSAATTALARAGTGRRLVVALGAHLPLLMLLLTARSLVQDGRLTAGEVVGAMTYLATGLEPAMRALTGVAGGWGVALAVTLRRLSETTTTPAVTSPTRPAIVTPTGYRLQAEGLGFAYDAGAVPVVHDLTFTVEPGEHLVVAGPSGIGKSTLSLLLAGLRPPTAGRVRLGGVPLDELMVRTPPRRANSACRPRSRAPSASAHLPPPSSLTVAAGRWGSW, from the coding sequence ATGATCGTCAAAGCCGCCGCCCCCCAGCTGATGCTCCCGTGCCTGGCGGCGGTGATCGAGCCTCTGCGCGACGATCTGATCACCGCGGTGGTCACCGCCACCGTCACCCGTGCCACCACCACGGACACGCCCCCGGACACCGCCGCCGTCACCCGCCTCACCGGTCAGGTCGAGACCGTCCGCGACCTGCTCTCGGCGCTCCTGCGTAGCACCCGCCAGTTCGGCGTCTCCCTGATCGCCGCCCTGGCCGGCCTCCTGCTGCTGTCCCCGGTGGCCGCCGCCATCGTCGCCGTTCCCGTGGTGGTGGCGCTGCTGGTGTTCGTGCGGTTGTTGCGCGCCCTGGTCACCCGCCAGCGCGCGTTGGTCCTGACGGCTGAGACGCTCACGGCCCGGGTCACCCCGATCCTGGCCGGTACGCGTGACGTCGCCGCCTGCGGCGCGCACCACCAGGCCCACGCCACCGTACGTGAGGCCGTCGCCGCCCAGTCGGCCGCGACCACAGCCCTGGCCCGCGCCGGGACCGGCCGCCGCCTCGTCGTCGCGCTCGGCGCGCATCTCCCGTTACTGATGTTGCTGCTCACCGCGCGCTCACTGGTCCAGGACGGCCGGTTGACCGCCGGCGAGGTCGTGGGCGCGATGACCTATCTGGCGACCGGACTTGAGCCCGCCATGCGCGCGCTCACCGGTGTCGCCGGCGGCTGGGGCGTGGCACTCGCGGTCACCCTGCGCAGGCTCTCCGAGACGACGACCACCCCCGCCGTCACCTCACCGACCAGGCCTGCCATCGTCACCCCCACCGGTTACCGTCTCCAGGCCGAAGGTCTCGGCTTCGCCTACGACGCCGGGGCCGTACCGGTCGTGCACGATCTGACCTTCACCGTCGAACCCGGCGAACATCTCGTCGTCGCGGGTCCCAGCGGCATCGGCAAGTCCACCCTGTCGCTGCTGCTGGCCGGCCTGCGCCCGCCCACCGCGGGCCGCGTACGGCTCGGCGGCGTGCCCTTGGACGAGTTGATGGTCAGGACACCGCCCAGGCGCGCGAACTCGGCCTGCCGGCCGCGCAGCCGCGCGCCGAGCGCGTCGGCCCATCTGCCGCCGCCGTCGTCGCTGACCGTCGCCGCAGGCCGCTGGGGCTCATGGTGA
- a CDS encoding tetratricopeptide repeat protein codes for MRIHRAPATSDARRLPQLASSLNNLGWRLLALSRFEDALVPLNEAVALYRRHVESPDGHARSLYNLGVGLGHLRRHREARAAEREARRL; via the coding sequence GTGCGCATCCACCGAGCTCCGGCGACGTCCGACGCCAGGCGCCTGCCGCAGCTCGCCTCGTCCCTGAACAACCTCGGCTGGCGCCTCCTGGCGCTCAGCCGGTTCGAGGATGCCCTGGTCCCCTTGAACGAGGCCGTCGCCCTTTACCGCCGGCATGTCGAATCGCCCGACGGGCACGCACGCAGCCTCTACAACCTCGGTGTCGGCCTGGGGCACCTGCGGCGCCACCGCGAGGCCCGCGCCGCCGAGCGTGAGGCCAGACGCCTCTAA
- a CDS encoding dihydrofolate reductase family protein, which translates to MRKLIFGMNVTLDGYIAAIGDDIGWSGGEGPDSSPSAELFQWWYDQMRASDLSLYGRKLWETMSSHWPTGDQQPNATPAEIEFARLWRDMPKVVFSSTIDKVDWNTRLVTGDAVAEIARLRAEDGGPMDIGGATLAGAAMRAGLIDEYALVTVPVLVGGGTPFFTALDSWVNLNLVETRTFPGGVVLTRYETRR; encoded by the coding sequence ATGCGGAAACTGATCTTCGGAATGAACGTGACCCTGGACGGCTACATCGCCGCGATCGGCGACGACATCGGCTGGAGTGGGGGGGAGGGGCCGGACTCATCGCCGAGCGCCGAGCTGTTCCAGTGGTGGTACGACCAGATGCGGGCAAGCGATCTGTCACTGTACGGGCGCAAGTTGTGGGAAACGATGAGCTCCCACTGGCCGACCGGCGACCAGCAGCCCAACGCTACCCCGGCGGAGATCGAGTTCGCGCGCCTCTGGCGGGACATGCCGAAGGTGGTGTTCTCATCGACGATCGACAAGGTCGACTGGAACACCCGCCTGGTCACCGGCGACGCGGTCGCCGAGATCGCCCGGCTCAGGGCCGAGGACGGCGGCCCGATGGACATCGGCGGTGCGACGCTCGCCGGGGCGGCCATGCGGGCCGGGCTGATCGACGAGTACGCGCTGGTCACCGTGCCGGTCCTGGTGGGCGGCGGCACGCCGTTCTTCACCGCGCTGGACAGCTGGGTGAACCTGAACCTGGTCGAGACGCGGACATTTCCCGGCGGCGTGGTGCTGACCCGATACGAGACGAGGCGATGA
- a CDS encoding RNA polymerase subunit sigma-70 codes for MTDARLPGDDGAAFIAAARSNDAAQFAFITERYRRELQVHCYRMLANYEDAQDMTQETFLRAWNKRESFKGHAALRTWLYRIATNACLDFLDKRNDRTPVPAGLPDADSEVRYLQPYPDRMLPEDPQESVVARETIELAFIVAVQHLPPRQRAVFILRDVLGWPASKAANALELTVASVTSALQRARVTMRGQVPDRRLDWRSPATHELSDDERGVVKSYMDAHERNDLDGLMALLRDDLRFAMLPEPGTLTVTAKDAVDGWVSGGLFQHGHDDWRCIATTVNRMPAAVLYLRTPDDPEHRLFTIAVLHIVDGKIAELTGFDATDKPWLGLPATL; via the coding sequence ATGACCGATGCCAGACTGCCAGGCGACGACGGGGCCGCGTTCATCGCGGCGGCCCGCTCGAACGACGCAGCACAGTTCGCGTTCATCACGGAGCGCTACCGGCGTGAGCTGCAGGTGCACTGCTACCGGATGCTCGCGAACTACGAGGACGCCCAGGACATGACGCAGGAGACGTTCCTGCGGGCGTGGAACAAGCGGGAGTCGTTCAAGGGCCACGCTGCGCTGCGGACCTGGCTGTACCGGATCGCGACGAACGCCTGCCTCGACTTCCTGGACAAGCGCAACGACCGCACACCCGTGCCCGCCGGGCTGCCGGACGCGGACTCGGAGGTGCGCTACCTGCAGCCCTACCCGGACCGGATGCTCCCGGAGGACCCGCAGGAGTCGGTGGTGGCGCGGGAGACGATCGAGCTGGCGTTCATCGTCGCCGTCCAGCACCTGCCGCCGCGGCAGCGGGCGGTGTTCATCCTGCGCGACGTCCTCGGCTGGCCGGCGTCGAAGGCCGCCAACGCCCTCGAGCTGACCGTCGCTTCGGTGACCAGCGCACTGCAGCGGGCGCGCGTGACGATGCGCGGGCAGGTGCCCGACCGCCGCCTCGACTGGCGGAGCCCTGCCACGCACGAGCTGTCGGATGACGAGCGCGGCGTGGTGAAGTCGTACATGGACGCCCATGAGCGCAACGACCTCGACGGGCTGATGGCCCTGCTGCGCGACGACCTGCGCTTCGCGATGCTGCCCGAGCCGGGCACCTTGACCGTCACGGCCAAGGACGCGGTGGACGGCTGGGTCTCCGGTGGGCTCTTCCAGCACGGCCACGACGACTGGCGCTGCATCGCCACGACGGTCAACCGCATGCCTGCCGCCGTGCTGTACCTCCGTACCCCCGACGACCCGGAACACCGTTTGTTCACCATCGCGGTCCTGCACATCGTCGACGGGAAGATCGCCGAGCTCACCGGATTCGACGCCACCGACAAACCATGGCTGGGCCTGCCCGCGACGTTGTGA
- a CDS encoding serine hydrolase domain-containing protein: MEQGNRGFSAAGLRRLREVLERHVGSGRIPGLVALFSQGGATHAEAFGTIRRDNGALRRRHTIFRPVAVTALAAGLLAGTTAPAVATAGAAAADSSAAVSRAIAGRDRPELQKAVQAFIDAGFLGVQVRVSDERGEWAGSAGQRKLAASAKPPTNGHFRVGSVTKTFVATVVLQLVAEGEIGLDAPVAGHLPEFGLDRRITVRMLLQHTSGLFNYTGDLDPDGTWVPGLPATGKEWLDNRFHSYRPQELVRFALSKPAKFAPGTDWSYSNTNYTLARLLIEKVTGRSFDAELKRRILRPLDLKGTVVPGNRAQLPRPYAHGYFRYQDAGQWKVADVSRQNPSLLAGAGDMISTTKDLHTFFSALNGGKLLPAELLVEMRTPHPKSDPLYGRYGLGMFVQDLGPACGTVLNHNGSPPAGYAALMYSSPDGGKTLTASLTAGDAALDLTTYPKLLDGLVKAAFCGGQAAS, encoded by the coding sequence ATGGAACAAGGCAACCGTGGCTTCTCCGCGGCAGGGCTGCGCAGACTGCGCGAGGTGCTGGAACGGCATGTCGGGTCCGGGCGGATTCCCGGGCTGGTCGCCCTGTTCAGCCAGGGCGGTGCGACGCACGCCGAAGCGTTCGGGACGATACGCCGTGACAATGGCGCGCTGAGGCGCCGACACACCATCTTCCGGCCGGTGGCGGTCACAGCGCTGGCGGCCGGGCTGCTGGCCGGGACGACCGCACCCGCGGTGGCCACGGCGGGTGCGGCCGCCGCGGACAGCAGCGCGGCCGTGTCGAGGGCCATCGCCGGGCGCGATCGCCCGGAGCTGCAGAAGGCCGTCCAGGCGTTCATTGATGCCGGTTTCCTCGGTGTGCAGGTGCGCGTGAGCGATGAGCGGGGCGAGTGGGCCGGCAGCGCCGGGCAGCGCAAGCTGGCCGCGAGCGCGAAGCCGCCGACGAACGGGCATTTCCGGGTGGGCAGCGTCACCAAGACCTTCGTCGCGACCGTGGTGCTGCAGCTGGTGGCCGAGGGCGAGATCGGGCTGGACGCCCCGGTGGCCGGCCACCTGCCCGAGTTCGGACTGGACCGGCGAATCACGGTGCGAATGCTGCTGCAGCACACCAGCGGATTGTTCAACTACACCGGCGACCTCGACCCCGACGGGACATGGGTGCCCGGTCTCCCCGCGACGGGCAAGGAGTGGCTGGACAACCGGTTCCACTCCTACCGGCCACAGGAGCTGGTGCGGTTCGCGCTGTCCAAGCCGGCGAAGTTCGCGCCGGGGACGGACTGGAGCTACTCCAACACCAACTACACGCTGGCCAGGCTGCTGATCGAGAAGGTCACCGGCCGCTCGTTCGACGCCGAGTTGAAGCGGCGGATCCTGCGGCCGCTCGACCTGAAGGGCACCGTGGTGCCGGGCAACCGGGCACAGCTGCCCAGGCCGTACGCCCACGGTTACTTCCGCTACCAGGACGCCGGCCAGTGGAAGGTGGCCGACGTCTCCCGCCAGAACCCCTCCCTGCTGGCAGGCGCCGGTGACATGATCTCGACCACCAAGGATCTCCACACGTTCTTCTCCGCGCTGAACGGCGGCAAGCTCCTGCCGGCCGAACTGCTGGTCGAGATGCGCACGCCGCACCCGAAGAGCGACCCCCTCTACGGCCGCTACGGCCTGGGGATGTTCGTGCAGGACCTGGGCCCGGCCTGCGGCACCGTGCTCAACCACAACGGCAGCCCTCCGGCGGGCTACGCGGCGCTGATGTACAGCTCGCCCGACGGCGGCAAGACCCTGACCGCCTCGCTGACCGCCGGCGACGCCGCACTCGACCTCACCACTTATCCGAAGCTGCTGGACGGGCTCGTCAAGGCGGCGTTCTGCGGCGGGCAGGCCGCAAGCTGA
- a CDS encoding DUF1048 domain-containing protein, which yields MTMSDAEKGGFLAKVIGPKRRWREYQARVRRLPPNQRTAVEAIERYLMHFVPTDGDSSASMFEDLADLFEQAAADGTPIRGIVGDDPVEFAEAFVKNYSDGGYAPARERKRLIADIARSAGEDTAEDDKTL from the coding sequence ATGACCATGTCCGACGCTGAAAAGGGTGGCTTCCTCGCAAAGGTGATCGGCCCCAAGCGGCGGTGGCGGGAGTACCAGGCACGCGTGAGACGGCTTCCGCCGAACCAGCGCACGGCGGTCGAAGCGATCGAGCGGTACCTGATGCACTTCGTGCCGACCGACGGCGACAGCAGTGCGTCGATGTTCGAAGACCTGGCTGACCTGTTCGAGCAGGCCGCCGCGGATGGGACACCGATCCGTGGGATCGTCGGGGACGACCCGGTGGAGTTCGCCGAGGCGTTCGTCAAGAACTACTCCGATGGCGGCTACGCCCCGGCCCGGGAGCGCAAGCGGCTGATTGCCGACATCGCGCGCTCCGCCGGCGAAGACACCGCAGAAGACGACAAGACCCTCTGA
- a CDS encoding PadR family transcriptional regulator — MGKQLTEMLKGTLEGIVLATLSDRAAYGYEITAWLREQGFSDIAEGTIYALLVRIEQRGLVDVEKVPSEKGPPRKVYSLNVQGQAYLEEFWKTWSFLSERLDQLRKGGR; from the coding sequence GTGGGCAAGCAGCTGACGGAGATGCTCAAGGGAACGCTGGAGGGCATCGTCCTGGCGACCCTGTCCGACCGGGCCGCCTACGGCTACGAGATCACCGCTTGGCTGCGCGAGCAGGGCTTCTCCGACATCGCCGAGGGCACCATCTACGCGCTGCTGGTCAGGATCGAGCAGCGCGGCCTCGTCGACGTGGAGAAGGTCCCCTCCGAGAAGGGGCCGCCGCGCAAGGTGTACTCCCTGAACGTGCAGGGGCAGGCGTACCTCGAAGAATTCTGGAAGACCTGGAGCTTCCTTTCAGAACGGCTCGATCAGCTCCGCAAAGGAGGCAGATGA
- a CDS encoding EF-hand domain-containing protein, producing the protein MTSTAPDVVRLKLGRTFDTMDVNGDGYVDWSDYQQLTDRYISVFGLGRNDPRAGGIQAFYQMYWQELLRHAQPNGQRLSRDAFIEAHRLASVDTSRLNIVEGCGHAIFDCMDTDGDNEISREEFENLLRKVWKISQPDAIETFRRLDLDGDGRVSRQEFIRAAHEYFYSNDPDAPGSLLFGHL; encoded by the coding sequence ATGACCTCTACAGCACCGGACGTGGTCCGGCTCAAGTTGGGACGGACGTTCGACACCATGGACGTCAACGGCGACGGCTACGTGGACTGGTCGGATTACCAGCAGCTTACTGACCGGTACATCAGTGTCTTCGGCCTCGGCAGGAACGATCCCCGGGCCGGCGGAATCCAGGCGTTCTACCAGATGTACTGGCAGGAGCTGCTCCGGCACGCGCAGCCGAACGGGCAGAGGCTCTCGAGGGATGCCTTCATCGAGGCCCACCGTCTCGCGAGCGTCGACACCAGCCGGCTCAACATCGTCGAGGGTTGCGGCCATGCGATCTTCGACTGTATGGACACCGACGGCGACAACGAGATCAGCAGGGAGGAGTTCGAGAACCTTCTGAGGAAGGTCTGGAAGATCTCCCAGCCTGACGCGATCGAGACCTTCCGCAGGCTGGATCTCGACGGGGACGGCCGCGTCTCGCGGCAGGAGTTCATCCGGGCGGCGCACGAGTACTTCTACTCGAACGACCCGGATGCACCAGGCAGCCTCCTCTTCGGGCACCTCTGA
- a CDS encoding GntR family transcriptional regulator translates to MIVIDAASPVPPFEQLRAQLARQIQDRTLTVGARLPTIRNLAADLGLAVNTVGRAYRELEEAGLIETRGRAGSFVSAAGEEGRERARRAAADYAAVIASVGIDTGEAIRIVQAALTSGTSAPASS, encoded by the coding sequence ATGATCGTCATCGACGCGGCCTCGCCGGTACCGCCGTTCGAACAACTGCGAGCCCAGCTCGCCCGGCAGATCCAGGACCGCACGCTGACCGTGGGCGCCCGGCTGCCGACCATCCGCAACCTCGCAGCCGACCTCGGCCTGGCCGTCAACACGGTCGGCCGGGCCTACCGGGAACTGGAGGAGGCAGGACTGATCGAGACACGCGGACGGGCAGGCTCATTCGTGTCGGCCGCCGGCGAGGAGGGCCGGGAACGGGCCCGCCGGGCCGCCGCCGACTACGCGGCCGTGATCGCCAGCGTCGGCATCGACACAGGCGAGGCGATCCGCATCGTACAGGCGGCTCTGACGTCCGGCACATCAGCACCAGCCTCGTCATGA
- a CDS encoding TioE family transcriptional regulator encodes MRPVDLAREHGLSTQAIRNYEDAGILPAAERTVHGYRAYTPLHAQALRAFLALVPGHGHRTAASIMRAVNRGAVEDALRFIDESHGQLLGDRGVLRAVEAALGDLAPVPQERGETFIGPLAGRLGVRPATLRKWEKAGLVRPRRDPRTGYRVYSAADVRDVLLAHQLRRGGYLLEQIAPLIAQVRLAGGVVPLESALRDWRARLSARSRAMLAGAAALEAYLGCRPVSPGGGSGAAVRRCGPELL; translated from the coding sequence ATGAGGCCGGTGGACCTGGCGCGTGAGCACGGCCTGTCCACCCAGGCGATCAGGAATTACGAGGACGCCGGCATCCTGCCTGCCGCCGAACGCACCGTTCACGGTTATCGCGCCTATACGCCGCTGCACGCGCAGGCCCTGCGCGCGTTCCTGGCTCTTGTGCCCGGGCACGGTCACCGGACGGCCGCGTCGATCATGCGGGCGGTCAACCGGGGTGCCGTCGAGGACGCGCTGCGGTTCATCGATGAGAGCCACGGTCAGCTGCTCGGTGACCGTGGCGTCCTCCGGGCCGTCGAGGCCGCGCTCGGTGATCTGGCGCCTGTGCCGCAGGAGCGCGGCGAGACGTTCATCGGTCCTCTGGCCGGGAGGCTTGGTGTCCGCCCGGCCACCCTGCGCAAGTGGGAGAAGGCAGGGTTGGTCCGGCCGCGCCGTGATCCGCGGACGGGCTATCGGGTCTACAGTGCGGCCGATGTGCGGGACGTCCTGCTGGCGCATCAGCTCAGGCGGGGTGGTTACCTGCTGGAGCAGATCGCTCCGTTGATCGCTCAGGTCCGTTTGGCCGGTGGTGTCGTCCCGCTGGAGTCGGCGCTGCGTGATTGGCGTGCTCGTCTGTCGGCCAGGAGTCGCGCCATGCTCGCGGGCGCTGCCGCGTTGGAGGCATACCTGGGCTGCCGACCGGTTTCGCCCGGGGGCGGGTCGGGTGCCGCCGTCCGTCGTTGCGGCCCTGAACTCCTGTAG